One window of Acidobacteriota bacterium genomic DNA carries:
- a CDS encoding A/G-specific adenine glycosylase, whose protein sequence is MDRSPSRNHDNHNNYTSDHDIYDDNRSPVVVSTVEHERAAALLDWYATSKRTLPWRDTGSRYHVLVSEFMLQQTRVDRVISYFEAWVAAYPTIEDLANASLADVLKLWNGLGYNNRCKRLLECARIIAADGWPTSVTGLQELPGVGAYTASAIAAFAMGAHVATTDTNLRRILSRWHGEPLTGEALKLAADRSLVAPAADWNQAMMDLGALVCRSHDPSCGECPVAAWCAGPGLILEVPRQTKFEDSKRQVRGAVIRALVRKTPQSTHELVSTTRFPTPRVVDAISSLVEDQLVESAGGVVRLRDS, encoded by the coding sequence GTGGATCGGAGTCCTTCCCGCAACCACGACAACCACAACAACTACACCTCCGACCACGACATCTACGACGACAACCGCTCCCCCGTAGTCGTGAGCACGGTGGAGCACGAGCGAGCCGCCGCTTTGCTCGACTGGTATGCGACTTCTAAACGAACGCTTCCGTGGCGTGACACCGGGAGCCGCTACCACGTTCTCGTTTCCGAGTTCATGCTGCAGCAGACTCGGGTGGATCGAGTGATTTCATATTTCGAGGCGTGGGTCGCGGCGTACCCAACCATCGAGGATCTGGCTAACGCGTCTCTTGCGGACGTCCTGAAACTGTGGAACGGGCTGGGCTACAACAACAGGTGCAAGCGTCTGCTTGAGTGCGCCAGAATTATCGCCGCTGACGGCTGGCCTACGTCTGTCACTGGACTGCAAGAACTGCCGGGAGTCGGTGCGTATACCGCAAGCGCGATAGCGGCATTTGCAATGGGTGCACATGTGGCAACAACTGATACCAACCTACGACGTATTTTGAGCCGATGGCATGGGGAGCCGCTCACGGGCGAAGCGCTCAAGCTGGCAGCGGACCGCAGCCTCGTAGCCCCAGCCGCCGATTGGAATCAGGCGATGATGGACCTTGGAGCGCTCGTATGCCGAAGCCACGACCCTTCATGCGGCGAATGCCCTGTCGCCGCTTGGTGTGCGGGACCCGGGCTGATTCTCGAGGTGCCCCGCCAAACCAAGTTCGAAGATTCCAAAAGACAGGTACGCGGGGCTGTCATAAGAGCGCTCGTGAGGAAAACCCCTCAATCCACGCACGAACTCGTGTCGACTACGCGGTTTCCAACACCCCGCGTCGTCGATGCGATCTCCTCCCTGGTTGAAGATCAGCTCGTCGAATCGGCGGGCGGCGTGGTACGCCTGCGCGACTCTTGA
- a CDS encoding aminodeoxychorismate/anthranilate synthase component II codes for MRVLVIDNYDSFTFNLVQYLGELGADPHVVRNDALSPEDAEDLEIDSLLISPGPGVPQDAGYSVAYVQHFAGKVPILGVCLGHQAIAVAFGGSIGLAPEPRHGKTSEITHDGKGVFADLPSPFTATRYHSLSSKELPDVLEVSARSEDGVIQAIRHTDLPISGVQFHPESILTTQGKPLLANFLRFSQQSS; via the coding sequence TTGAGGGTCCTGGTCATCGACAACTACGACTCGTTCACTTTCAACCTGGTCCAGTATCTAGGTGAACTTGGCGCCGATCCTCATGTTGTCCGCAACGACGCCCTGTCGCCTGAGGATGCTGAAGATCTTGAGATTGATAGCCTCTTGATCTCGCCCGGCCCGGGCGTACCCCAAGATGCCGGCTACTCGGTCGCGTATGTGCAGCACTTCGCAGGGAAGGTGCCGATCCTCGGTGTCTGCCTCGGGCACCAGGCAATCGCCGTCGCGTTCGGTGGTTCGATTGGATTGGCTCCTGAGCCGCGCCACGGCAAGACCTCCGAGATAACTCATGACGGCAAAGGGGTGTTCGCAGACCTGCCCAGCCCCTTTACAGCGACCAGATACCACTCCCTGTCGAGCAAAGAACTCCCCGACGTTCTTGAAGTAAGCGCCCGTTCTGAGGACGGCGTTATACAGGCGATCCGCCACACCGACCTACCTATCAGCGGTGTGCAGTTCCACCCAGAGTCGATCTTGACGACGCAGGGGAAACCTCTACTGGCGAACTTCTTGAGGTTTTCCCAACAGAGTTCCTGA
- a CDS encoding class E sortase, which yields MQTETIESAQAEQPIAFQSDGVDDLPGGRRRMVARIVRSVGWVSINLGLFLIGFVVHAVFITTFFAERNQVALAEERVANFDSAVIEEVEWTPLVSGADLSAPISEGVDVSGSDTLIDSGDGVPLIIERELPPAKGEAFALIRIPSIESLAQGWNVVEGTSVADLRNGAGHMAGTPLPGQPGNAVISGHRTTYGAPFRDLDLLEIGDIIEVETALGVHTYMVRETLIVAPTDVWVTDNRTGAWLTLTTCNPRFSSRERLIIFAELISGPNAEVILGSL from the coding sequence ATGCAGACTGAAACAATCGAGAGTGCGCAGGCAGAACAACCAATTGCATTCCAATCTGACGGAGTAGACGATTTGCCCGGTGGGCGTCGACGGATGGTGGCGCGGATTGTGCGTAGTGTCGGTTGGGTTTCGATAAACCTCGGGTTGTTTCTCATTGGCTTCGTGGTCCATGCGGTGTTCATCACGACTTTCTTTGCAGAAAGGAACCAGGTGGCGCTCGCCGAGGAACGGGTCGCCAATTTTGACAGTGCTGTGATTGAGGAGGTCGAGTGGACTCCGCTGGTATCGGGGGCCGATCTCAGTGCGCCGATCTCTGAAGGCGTAGACGTCTCTGGTTCGGACACTCTCATCGACTCTGGCGACGGCGTTCCTTTGATCATCGAAAGGGAATTGCCACCCGCCAAGGGTGAGGCATTTGCGTTGATTCGGATTCCGAGCATCGAGTCTCTGGCGCAGGGATGGAACGTTGTCGAAGGTACATCGGTTGCCGACCTCAGGAACGGCGCAGGGCACATGGCGGGTACCCCGCTTCCTGGTCAGCCCGGCAACGCCGTGATAAGCGGGCACCGCACAACCTACGGTGCTCCCTTCCGCGATTTAGATCTGCTTGAGATCGGCGACATCATCGAGGTAGAGACCGCCCTCGGTGTTCACACATATATGGTCAGGGAAACGCTCATTGTCGCCCCGACGGACGTATGGGTTACTGACAACAGAACGGGAGCGTGGTTGACGCTCACGACGTGCAATCCAAGGTTCTCCTCTCGTGAGAGACTGATCATCTTTGCCGAGCTGATTTCGGGCCCGAACGCGGAAGTTATTCTGGGGTCACTGTGA
- a CDS encoding cell division protein CrgA, producing the protein MPVSKGRKSANKRPAPPPTKDPGKTKGPSPTWYVATMFALMGVGILVIVINYMAVFPGTPKNTLLLGGLAGIGAGFAMTMDYR; encoded by the coding sequence ATGCCTGTATCGAAAGGGCGCAAGAGCGCCAACAAACGTCCTGCCCCACCACCGACAAAGGACCCCGGCAAGACGAAAGGTCCTTCGCCGACGTGGTACGTCGCCACAATGTTCGCCCTCATGGGTGTCGGCATTCTGGTGATAGTCATCAACTACATGGCCGTGTTCCCGGGAACTCCCAAAAACACGCTTCTCCTGGGCGGTCTTGCCGGCATCGGTGCTGGGTTCGCAATGACCATGGACTATCGATAG
- a CDS encoding acetyl-CoA C-acyltransferase: MIDAVIVDAVRTPGGRRGGQFKDWHPVDLLAEVLKSLSERNQLDTALIDDVIVGCVSQLGEQGLNIGRNAVLAADFPETVPATTVDRQCGSSQQAAHFAAQGVIAGAYDIVIAAGVESMTRVPMGSNMDGPGKPFGPMMLRRYDDGIVPQGISAELIADKWKISREEIDAIANESHVRANRATEEGRFENEIVPIRVAKDDGSIEMAGRDEGIRPTTTLEGLAGLPAVFKEGGVVTAGNSSQICDGASAVLIMSAEKAKCLGLKARARFHTFALAGTDPITMLTGPIPATRKVLEKAEMTIDDIDLFEVNEAFATVVAAWQRETGADLKKTNVNGGAIALGHPLGASGTKLMTTLLNELERTGGRYGLQTMCEGGGLANATIIERLD; encoded by the coding sequence ATGATTGACGCAGTCATCGTTGACGCCGTCCGCACACCTGGTGGGAGGCGCGGAGGCCAGTTCAAGGATTGGCACCCTGTCGATCTACTCGCCGAGGTACTGAAATCTTTGAGCGAACGCAACCAACTCGATACAGCGCTTATTGACGACGTCATTGTTGGGTGTGTTTCACAGCTTGGGGAGCAGGGTCTGAACATCGGCCGGAACGCCGTACTTGCCGCCGATTTCCCGGAGACTGTTCCCGCCACAACGGTAGATCGGCAGTGCGGTTCTAGCCAGCAGGCTGCCCATTTTGCTGCACAAGGTGTGATTGCCGGTGCTTATGACATCGTGATCGCTGCTGGCGTCGAGTCGATGACAAGGGTGCCCATGGGTTCGAACATGGATGGCCCGGGCAAACCCTTCGGCCCAATGATGCTGCGACGCTACGACGACGGAATCGTACCGCAAGGTATCTCTGCAGAACTCATCGCAGACAAGTGGAAAATCTCTCGAGAAGAGATTGACGCGATAGCGAACGAATCGCACGTGCGGGCGAATCGGGCCACCGAAGAAGGCCGGTTTGAGAATGAGATCGTTCCGATCCGAGTCGCCAAGGACGACGGATCAATCGAGATGGCCGGTCGAGATGAGGGCATCCGTCCAACAACCACACTTGAGGGACTCGCTGGCCTTCCTGCAGTTTTCAAGGAAGGTGGAGTTGTCACCGCCGGCAACTCGTCGCAGATCTGTGACGGAGCTTCCGCGGTGCTGATCATGTCTGCAGAGAAAGCCAAGTGTCTAGGTCTCAAGGCACGTGCCCGCTTCCACACGTTCGCTCTCGCGGGAACCGACCCGATCACGATGCTGACCGGCCCAATTCCCGCGACTAGGAAGGTTCTAGAAAAAGCAGAGATGACGATCGACGACATCGATCTGTTCGAAGTGAACGAAGCCTTTGCCACGGTCGTCGCTGCATGGCAGCGCGAAACCGGGGCTGACTTGAAAAAGACGAATGTGAATGGAGGGGCGATCGCTCTCGGCCACCCATTGGGTGCCTCGGGGACCAAGCTTATGACCACCCTGCTGAACGAGTTGGAGCGGACAGGAGGTCGTTATGGTCTGCAGACCATGTGCGAGGGTGGCGGTCTGGCCAACGCCACGATCATCGAACGTCTGGACTGA